One window of the Halonatronomonas betaini genome contains the following:
- a CDS encoding helix-turn-helix domain-containing protein, translating into MNKFPERLAYLRKIKGITLKELSEELAVVKEASISRYENGRREPKMDLIIKIADYFNCSADYLLGRTDQIYKLNYKIENNEINLEEINKAINTLEGIKNLEL; encoded by the coding sequence ATGAATAAGTTCCCGGAAAGACTGGCATATTTAAGGAAAATTAAAGGTATTACACTTAAAGAACTATCAGAAGAATTAGCTGTTGTTAAAGAAGCAAGTATTTCAAGATATGAAAATGGTAGAAGAGAACCCAAAATGGATCTAATAATAAAAATTGCTGATTATTTTAACTGCAGTGCAGATTATCTTTTAGGTAGGACAGATCAAATATATAAGCTAAATTATAAAATTGAAAATAATGAAATCAATCTAGAAGAAATTAATAAAGCTATTAACACATTAGAAGGAATAAAAAATCTAGAACTATAA
- a CDS encoding AbrB/MazE/SpoVT family DNA-binding domain-containing protein, producing MRATGLVRKIDNLGRIGIPKEIRTSNDYKTQDQIEIFVDKGMVVIQKYYPACTLCGTKEENQDKTVEFAGKTVCKICASELTAN from the coding sequence ATGAGAGCAACAGGATTAGTCAGAAAGATAGATAATCTGGGAAGAATAGGCATCCCAAAGGAAATAAGAACCAGTAATGATTATAAAACACAGGATCAAATCGAAATTTTTGTAGATAAAGGTATGGTCGTCATCCAGAAGTATTATCCAGCCTGCACCCTCTGTGGCACCAAAGAAGAAAATCAGGATAAGACAGTTGAATTCGCCGGCAAAACAGTCTGCAAAATCTGCGCCAGCGAACTAACGGCCAATTAA
- a CDS encoding AbrB/MazE/SpoVT family DNA-binding domain-containing protein: MKSTGIVRNIDDLGRVVLPIELRKTLGLEIKDPMEFYSDGDRLILQKYNTGCHLCGDYKTHKLFKDKLVCKSCIEDLKNIK, from the coding sequence ATGAAATCCACTGGTATCGTAAGAAATATTGATGATTTAGGCAGAGTAGTTCTTCCAATAGAACTAAGAAAGACATTAGGACTGGAAATAAAAGATCCCATGGAATTTTATTCAGATGGAGATAGACTAATATTACAAAAATATAATACAGGCTGTCATCTTTGTGGAGATTATAAAACCCACAAATTATTCAAAGATAAGCTTGTCTGCAAGTCATGTATCGAAGATTTAAAAAATATTAAATAG
- a CDS encoding replicative DNA helicase, giving the protein MKTYNNSLEDYKNIEKSMIMVCLCDHTNEHNTLSDMMIEIKPEYLTDPTCIKIFNWLEEFYISGRPISRTRLIQEVGLPEDFLDSRFCMPSELHGLIEKVKDNFAKRQIKQAAGELHSLIDNNLSASEFRSKAVEIIFKYTDNHQGSSNIKTFAEAIELSLDNLILNDSDRDKGIKTGFLSLDHTFGSLEPGHLTVLAGQTSMGKTAFALNVTYNSVAAGNKTLYITLEMTAKELADRLIVTHSEIKASDYQRKISDEQLKKIMDTATELGDYPLYISDKRGLTVSDIRSQAIRAKNRFGLDLLVVDYLQFIHHIDTENQANAIGHTVTTLRELAGELEIPVILLSQLNRTVDGKPAPRHLKGSGSIEEVADEVCMLWRKDYKQETEAQRFNKVQEAELIIAKGRTKGVGYIPLYWYPEIQLFKDKMEVELARKNRAKMA; this is encoded by the coding sequence ATGAAAACATACAACAATAGCCTGGAAGATTACAAAAACATTGAAAAATCAATGATAATGGTCTGCCTCTGCGACCATACAAATGAGCACAATACCCTCTCAGATATGATGATAGAAATCAAGCCAGAATACCTGACCGACCCAACCTGTATTAAAATCTTCAACTGGCTTGAAGAATTCTATATAAGCGGCAGGCCAATCAGCAGAACCAGGCTTATCCAGGAAGTCGGCCTACCAGAAGATTTTCTGGATAGCAGATTCTGCATGCCTTCAGAATTGCATGGCCTCATAGAGAAGGTGAAAGATAACTTTGCAAAACGACAGATTAAACAGGCTGCTGGAGAACTCCACAGCCTGATAGATAACAATCTATCGGCCAGTGAATTTCGCTCTAAAGCAGTTGAAATAATTTTCAAATACACCGATAATCATCAGGGCAGCTCCAATATTAAAACCTTTGCTGAGGCAATAGAACTATCCCTGGATAACCTGATACTAAATGATTCTGATAGAGATAAAGGTATCAAGACAGGTTTTTTAAGTCTGGATCATACCTTCGGCAGTCTGGAGCCAGGCCATCTAACAGTCCTGGCCGGTCAGACATCTATGGGAAAGACGGCATTCGCTCTAAATGTAACCTATAATTCTGTTGCCGCCGGTAATAAGACACTCTATATCACCCTGGAGATGACAGCTAAAGAACTTGCTGACCGCCTGATAGTCACCCACTCAGAGATCAAGGCCTCAGATTATCAGAGAAAGATCTCAGATGAGCAGCTTAAAAAAATAATGGACACAGCCACAGAGCTAGGAGATTATCCCCTCTATATCAGCGACAAAAGAGGACTCACAGTCTCAGACATCAGGTCCCAGGCAATCAGAGCTAAAAACCGCTTCGGCCTGGATTTACTGGTAGTCGATTATCTCCAGTTTATCCATCATATCGATACTGAAAACCAGGCCAATGCAATTGGCCATACAGTCACCACTTTAAGAGAACTGGCAGGAGAATTAGAAATCCCGGTTATCCTTTTATCCCAGCTCAACCGAACAGTAGATGGCAAGCCAGCTCCCCGTCATCTCAAGGGATCTGGCTCCATTGAGGAAGTTGCGGACGAAGTCTGCATGCTCTGGAGGAAGGATTACAAACAGGAGACAGAAGCCCAGAGGTTTAATAAAGTTCAGGAAGCAGAACTAATAATAGCTAAAGGCCGAACCAAAGGAGTCGGCTATATTCCACTTTACTGGTATCCAGAGATTCAACTCTTTAAAGACAAAATGGAAGTAGAACTTGCCAGAAAAAATAGAGCAAAAATGGCCTAA
- a CDS encoding helix-turn-helix domain-containing protein, protein MVRNSLLRNHLLKPSHKLLYIILESYCWDQSYCFPAQEKLAKLMGVKPRTVRRWLIELQEFGLIDIIYRFDDSNIYILNDYEEFEECHGSAIGESQLQEDDIPDDLKCPDKNTHLINTQSLKDMSIASTTASGKDSKTTKKILTDSQGREIIKATRDKSSPHFKYPVQFLEFWEQYPKKESKKKAYNCWEKLVFREKIRTEDLTASAKNFKRHCRDTGQPMQYIKHPSTYLGPGEFWLDYLEGDDKAKFHSKAKRETQTQTRSTRLDQARNNTRELDPETAREVEAIYNQEANKKKAADN, encoded by the coding sequence ATGGTAAGAAATTCATTACTCAGAAACCATCTCTTAAAACCGAGCCATAAACTCCTTTATATTATTCTGGAAAGTTACTGCTGGGATCAAAGTTACTGCTTTCCAGCCCAGGAAAAACTGGCTAAACTAATGGGAGTGAAACCGAGAACAGTCAGACGCTGGCTCATTGAACTTCAAGAATTCGGCTTAATTGATATTATCTATAGATTTGATGATTCAAACATCTATATTCTCAATGATTATGAAGAATTTGAAGAATGTCATGGAAGTGCAATCGGGGAATCTCAACTGCAAGAAGATGACATTCCCGATGACCTGAAATGTCCGGATAAGAATACGCACTTGATTAATACTCAGTCTTTAAAAGATATGTCGATTGCATCGACGACTGCATCAGGAAAAGATTCAAAAACAACTAAAAAAATCTTAACAGACTCTCAGGGGCGAGAGATCATTAAAGCAACCAGAGATAAATCCAGCCCCCATTTTAAATATCCAGTCCAATTTCTAGAATTCTGGGAACAATACCCGAAAAAAGAAAGCAAGAAAAAGGCCTATAACTGCTGGGAAAAGCTAGTTTTCAGAGAAAAAATCAGAACAGAAGATCTGACTGCCTCGGCCAAAAATTTCAAAAGGCATTGTAGAGATACAGGTCAGCCAATGCAATATATCAAACATCCAAGCACCTATCTAGGCCCTGGAGAGTTCTGGCTTGATTATTTAGAAGGCGATGATAAAGCCAAATTCCACTCAAAAGCAAAAAGAGAAACACAGACTCAAACCAGATCAACCCGGTTAGATCAGGCCAGAAATAATACAAGAGAGCTGGACCCTGAAACAGCCCGAGAAGTGGAAGCAATCTATAATCAAGAAGCAAACAAAAAGAAAGCAGCTGATAACTAA
- a CDS encoding N-acetylmuramoyl-L-alanine amidase family protein, which produces MNKIKSIAIDVGHGGKDPGAVADLYDDGAARLANRGRLLEKDLNLRLGAEVFGQALEAGFDAHLLRGGDYDQSLGQRTDLANRLGVDLFLSIHHNGAASAAAGGTETFYFPGSQGGELAARLVQAAMVEALGLADRGIKAADNLHVLRATGMPAILIEPLFLTGEADQVILCDGGYFRRLAQAIVGGILGG; this is translated from the coding sequence ATGAATAAGATTAAGTCGATAGCGATAGATGTCGGTCATGGCGGGAAGGATCCAGGGGCGGTTGCTGATCTTTATGACGATGGGGCTGCCAGGCTGGCCAACCGTGGTAGATTGCTGGAGAAGGATTTGAATTTGCGGCTCGGGGCTGAGGTCTTTGGCCAGGCCCTGGAGGCCGGATTTGATGCTCATCTCCTCCGGGGCGGGGATTATGATCAGTCTCTGGGCCAGCGGACTGATCTGGCCAACCGGCTTGGAGTTGATTTGTTTTTGTCTATCCATCATAATGGGGCGGCTTCTGCCGCTGCTGGCGGAACTGAGACTTTTTATTTTCCCGGGAGCCAGGGCGGTGAGCTGGCTGCCAGGCTGGTTCAGGCTGCCATGGTTGAGGCGCTGGGGCTTGCTGACCGGGGGATTAAGGCTGCTGACAATCTCCATGTATTGCGGGCAACCGGGATGCCGGCTATTCTGATTGAGCCGCTCTTTTTGACCGGGGAGGCTGATCAGGTGATACTTTGTGATGGTGGCTATTTTAGGAGGCTGGCTCAGGCGATTGTTGGAGGGATTCTGGGGGGATAG
- a CDS encoding GerW family sporulation protein: MAMTQNVLETMYNKLDKFLKTETVIGEPMDLGNIKLIPIVTASFGMGGGIGEENKESNKSEGGGGGLGCRISPDAILVVKGDKVDLVKLDGKRSLDKLFEMMPELLEKVEGMAKAAKAQKEAATETEPEEAEEE, from the coding sequence ATGGCAATGACTCAAAATGTTTTAGAAACAATGTATAACAAACTGGACAAATTCCTCAAGACAGAAACAGTAATCGGCGAACCAATGGATCTCGGCAATATTAAACTAATTCCAATAGTAACAGCTTCATTTGGCATGGGCGGCGGCATAGGCGAAGAAAATAAAGAAAGTAATAAAAGCGAAGGCGGCGGTGGCGGCCTTGGCTGCAGAATCTCTCCAGATGCAATTCTTGTAGTTAAAGGCGACAAAGTTGACCTGGTAAAATTAGATGGCAAAAGATCACTGGATAAATTATTTGAAATGATGCCAGAACTACTAGAAAAAGTTGAAGGAATGGCCAAAGCTGCTAAGGCTCAAAAAGAAGCAGCCACCGAAACTGAACCAGAAGAAGCAGAAGAAGAATAA
- a CDS encoding S41 family peptidase, whose amino-acid sequence MRKNILKKALLILIAGLILFSISAQAISPEEIEADLLYMRELLEEVHPNIYHTTSKEVVEPFQRDLIAQLYEKDEYTLLEAYQKLASLAALFRDGHTQVFFPQDKWNDYLAVGGTIFPLRVELEDEVLTLKNILTEEKLPEGSQLLAINGILAERIKNDMLAVLSYESKVFGARLMSNNFSRLLWALFDIEGPFAIKYRAPGEREETVTLQGLQEDQLPARTAEQPYKLDFISAETALLVINSVPVEMNEDYFNFLEESFKEIKEQEINHLLIDMRNNGGGSTYQFNEVFHYLTDTPYRSFSRVDTRYSRPVLARHQPWHSQIYYRFLNLIRGDDIYKSEPGLTHPPENDYRFSGQTYLLVGPATFSAAADFAALCQDYEAARIVGQETGGLPTSYGDSFFFELPNTSLQGRSSYKYFVRPGGQETSSGVIPDQEIDINKDYPEILATIKSK is encoded by the coding sequence ATGAGAAAGAATATCCTTAAAAAAGCATTACTCATATTAATCGCTGGCCTTATCCTATTTTCTATTTCAGCCCAGGCCATATCGCCTGAAGAGATAGAAGCCGATCTTCTTTATATGAGGGAGCTTTTAGAAGAAGTCCATCCCAATATTTATCATACAACTTCTAAAGAAGTAGTCGAACCTTTTCAGAGAGATCTAATAGCTCAGCTATACGAAAAAGACGAGTACACACTGCTAGAAGCCTATCAAAAACTGGCTTCTCTGGCTGCCCTATTCAGGGATGGCCATACTCAGGTATTCTTTCCACAGGATAAGTGGAATGATTACCTGGCAGTCGGTGGAACCATTTTTCCACTAAGAGTGGAGCTGGAAGATGAAGTTTTAACCTTAAAAAATATCCTGACCGAAGAAAAACTTCCTGAAGGCTCACAGCTTCTGGCCATTAACGGCATCCTGGCAGAGAGAATTAAAAATGATATGCTAGCTGTCCTCAGTTACGAAAGCAAAGTATTCGGAGCAAGACTTATGTCAAATAACTTCAGCCGCTTACTCTGGGCACTATTTGATATCGAAGGCCCATTTGCAATAAAATACAGAGCACCAGGAGAAAGAGAAGAGACTGTAACCCTCCAGGGATTGCAGGAAGATCAACTACCAGCCCGCACAGCAGAGCAGCCCTATAAACTGGATTTCATATCAGCTGAGACTGCCCTGCTAGTAATAAATTCAGTCCCTGTTGAGATGAACGAAGACTATTTCAACTTTTTAGAGGAGTCCTTTAAAGAGATCAAAGAGCAAGAAATCAACCATCTTTTAATAGATATGAGAAATAATGGCGGCGGCTCAACCTATCAGTTCAACGAAGTCTTCCACTATTTAACTGATACGCCCTATCGCTCATTTTCCAGGGTCGATACCCGCTATTCCAGACCTGTACTTGCCAGACATCAACCCTGGCACAGCCAGATTTATTATAGATTTTTAAATCTTATCAGAGGAGATGACATCTATAAATCCGAACCAGGCTTAACTCATCCGCCAGAAAATGATTATCGTTTTTCAGGCCAGACATATCTACTGGTAGGTCCAGCGACTTTTTCAGCTGCAGCAGACTTTGCAGCCCTCTGCCAGGATTATGAAGCAGCCCGGATAGTAGGCCAGGAGACAGGAGGATTACCAACCAGTTATGGCGACTCTTTCTTCTTCGAGCTGCCCAATACCAGCCTCCAGGGCCGGTCATCCTATAAATATTTCGTCCGGCCAGGTGGCCAGGAAACAAGTAGTGGCGTCATTCCTGACCAGGAAATCGATATAAATAAAGATTATCCAGAAATACTTGCAACAATCAAATCAAAATAG
- a CDS encoding ArsR/SmtB family transcription factor: MHDKFAYFFKSFSHNSRNRILRLLAENHEMTVDNLGRHMQINPSTVSRHLNTLKMQGVVKMRVEAPAHYYSLNKNTIEANFKEFMKFLYFEDPKDNKL; the protein is encoded by the coding sequence ATGCATGACAAATTCGCCTATTTCTTCAAGAGTTTTTCCCATAATTCCAGGAACAGAATCCTTCGTCTGCTTGCCGAAAATCATGAGATGACAGTCGATAACCTGGGCAGGCATATGCAGATCAATCCATCGACAGTCTCCAGACACCTAAACACATTAAAGATGCAGGGCGTTGTCAAAATGCGGGTAGAAGCCCCGGCCCATTATTACAGTCTTAATAAAAATACCATAGAAGCCAACTTTAAAGAATTCATGAAATTTTTATACTTTGAAGATCCAAAAGATAATAAATTATAA
- a CDS encoding DUF192 domain-containing protein codes for MDVKTINEKLGLKGKVIVVLAILAVVVGGYYAVTVRSDTRITKALSEMPQGQIQMINDVGETITLDLRIAETTDARNAGFRGVGSEVVNNTIILYRYTRDTVATHLLDKVRVPLDLAFFTADGELITVVQTEQGASTRYSAGSRVQYRYILMTGQGFFERAGVSADGEARLVIDSLSRQ; via the coding sequence ATGGACGTCAAAACAATTAATGAAAAATTAGGTTTAAAAGGCAAAGTTATTGTTGTACTGGCTATTCTAGCTGTAGTTGTGGGAGGTTATTATGCAGTTACTGTTAGAAGTGACACCAGAATAACTAAAGCCCTCTCTGAAATGCCTCAAGGTCAGATTCAAATGATTAATGATGTCGGCGAAACAATTACTCTTGATCTTAGAATTGCTGAAACTACTGACGCTAGAAATGCTGGTTTTAGAGGTGTTGGCTCAGAAGTAGTTAATAATACTATCATTCTTTATAGATATACCAGAGATACTGTTGCTACTCATCTATTGGATAAGGTTAGGGTTCCCCTTGATCTTGCTTTCTTTACTGCTGATGGTGAATTGATTACTGTTGTTCAGACAGAGCAGGGTGCTTCTACTAGATATAGTGCAGGTTCCCGTGTACAGTATAGATATATTTTAATGACAGGCCAGGGTTTCTTTGAGAGAGCCGGGGTTTCTGCTGATGGCGAGGCCAGGCTGGTTATTGATTCTTTAAGCAGGCAGTAA
- a CDS encoding YjiH family protein: MSSQTGGEGKIYEIEKELEPKPIEELELQDFEWKPFLVFAIALVIGIGFFLFPVSSNGRTTVPFDIVVSYITGNFGSAVGIYVFISILISAFFSTIALLNKNREKKMLDSEFTSYYESGPIFWLLRILGLAMAIMMFFDIGPAVLHRPDIGGLMWGTLTFSVAVIIPIGAIFLSLFVLLGGLEFVGTLARPLMQPLFKVPGRAALDALASWIGSYSVGMYVTNLVYREGGYSKRHVFINATCFATVSIGFVGVVAATLDLLHVFPYIFLSYLICMLVAAIVTVRIPPLSRVPDHYVVEPDPEKPIKGSVKDYFQYAVSEAIRKVKEEEGFFKVAFRGFIDGLKLASLIIGTILAVGTIAILIAEFTPIFDWLGRPMVPLLNLFNVPDAEMLAPATLIGITEMFLPALMVVEASMPAKFFIAVLSISQLIFFSAVGPMMMDMFSDIPIRFHQLVVLFILRTLIMIPIIAAIMHILVAANILT; encoded by the coding sequence ATGAGCAGTCAGACTGGTGGAGAAGGGAAAATTTATGAGATTGAGAAAGAACTGGAACCAAAACCTATAGAAGAGCTAGAACTTCAGGATTTTGAATGGAAGCCATTTTTAGTTTTTGCAATTGCCCTCGTAATAGGTATAGGATTTTTCCTATTTCCAGTCAGTTCCAATGGCAGAACAACAGTACCCTTTGATATAGTTGTCAGTTATATCACAGGTAATTTCGGTTCCGCCGTAGGAATTTATGTCTTTATTTCAATTCTAATTAGTGCTTTCTTTTCGACTATAGCCCTCTTAAATAAAAACCGTGAAAAGAAAATGCTTGACTCTGAATTTACCAGTTATTATGAATCAGGCCCAATCTTCTGGTTATTAAGGATTTTAGGACTGGCAATGGCCATAATGATGTTCTTTGATATTGGCCCAGCTGTCCTCCACAGGCCAGATATTGGCGGTTTAATGTGGGGAACACTGACATTCTCTGTAGCCGTAATCATTCCGATTGGCGCTATTTTCCTATCACTCTTTGTTCTCTTAGGTGGCCTGGAATTTGTAGGTACCCTTGCCAGGCCTTTGATGCAGCCATTATTTAAGGTGCCAGGTAGGGCAGCCCTTGATGCCCTGGCTTCCTGGATAGGATCTTACTCTGTCGGCATGTACGTTACAAACCTGGTATACAGAGAGGGAGGCTATTCCAAACGCCATGTATTTATCAATGCCACCTGCTTTGCAACAGTTAGTATCGGTTTTGTTGGAGTAGTTGCAGCAACACTGGATTTACTCCATGTCTTTCCATATATCTTCCTGTCCTATCTAATCTGTATGCTGGTAGCAGCTATTGTAACAGTAAGGATACCTCCATTATCCAGGGTTCCAGACCATTACGTTGTAGAACCAGATCCTGAAAAGCCAATAAAAGGTTCAGTTAAAGACTACTTCCAGTATGCAGTTTCTGAAGCCATAAGAAAGGTTAAGGAAGAAGAGGGCTTCTTTAAAGTTGCCTTTAGAGGATTTATTGATGGATTAAAATTGGCTTCATTGATTATAGGGACAATTTTGGCTGTTGGTACAATTGCTATATTGATAGCTGAATTTACTCCGATCTTTGACTGGCTTGGGCGGCCAATGGTACCCTTATTAAACTTATTTAATGTTCCAGATGCAGAGATGCTTGCACCGGCAACACTTATCGGTATTACCGAAATGTTCCTTCCAGCCCTAATGGTTGTTGAGGCTTCAATGCCGGCTAAATTCTTTATTGCCGTTCTTTCAATTTCCCAGCTGATCTTCTTCTCGGCAGTCGGACCAATGATGATGGATATGTTTAGCGATATACCGATTAGATTCCATCAATTAGTTGTCCTTTTCATTCTAAGAACACTTATCATGATCCCAATCATTGCGGCGATTATGCATATTCTGGTGGCAGCCAATATTTTAACCTAG
- a CDS encoding urocanate hydratase, with translation MKIKLSSELPPKPRFRDDIRRAPKRELKLDQEEMETALKNALRYIPAELHAELAPEFMEELMTRGRIYGYRYRPEGEIKAKPIDDYAGKTVQGKALQLMIDNNLDFEVALYPYELVTYGESGQVFQNWMQYRLIKKYLQEMNEYQTLVVHSGHPLGLFPSKPDAPRVISTNAIMVGMFDDSEHFNKAAAMGVANYGQMTAGGWMYIGPQGIVHGTYTTLLNAGRKFLDNDQDEDLSGQLFVTSGLGGMSGAQAKAIEIAGGIGVLAEVDKSAIETRQRQNWLSKVSDDLNQIFDWVREYQESGEAISIAYHGNIVDLLAYIVENNIKVDLLSDQTSCHEAYSGGYIPVGYPYDQARKLLDDNPAEFKDAVDNSLQKHFRLIRKIVDRGAYFFDYGNSFMKAVYDAGATEIALDEDNPDKGFIFPSYVEDIMGPICFDYGYGPFRWVCLSGKDSDLKMTDEAAAQCIDPERRSQDYDNYHWIKDAEENDLVVGSKARILYTDGPGRVKIALVFNEMVRNGEIGPIMLGRDHHDTGGTDSPFRETANIKDGSNIMAEMSVQCFAGNAARGMTLAVQSNGGGVGIGKCFNSGFGLVLDGSNRVDNIIKSSVDWDVHGGVARRAWARNEHAIETMLEWQKNKSGSGHVTLPYQADEELIKKTVQEKLDS, from the coding sequence ATGAAGATAAAGCTGTCATCTGAATTGCCTCCTAAACCAAGGTTCAGGGATGATATTCGTCGGGCTCCAAAGAGAGAGCTAAAACTTGATCAGGAAGAGATGGAAACTGCTTTAAAGAATGCTCTCAGGTATATTCCAGCTGAACTTCATGCTGAACTGGCACCTGAATTTATGGAAGAATTGATGACTAGAGGTCGCATCTATGGTTACCGCTATCGCCCGGAAGGAGAAATCAAGGCTAAGCCAATCGATGATTACGCAGGGAAAACAGTTCAGGGAAAGGCTCTTCAGTTGATGATTGATAATAATCTGGATTTTGAGGTTGCTCTCTATCCCTATGAGCTTGTAACCTATGGCGAAAGTGGTCAGGTCTTCCAGAACTGGATGCAATATCGTCTTATCAAGAAATATCTACAGGAAATGAATGAATATCAGACATTAGTTGTTCATTCAGGCCATCCCCTGGGGCTATTTCCCTCAAAGCCAGATGCCCCTAGAGTAATATCAACCAACGCCATAATGGTAGGTATGTTTGATGATTCCGAGCATTTCAATAAAGCTGCAGCGATGGGGGTTGCTAATTATGGCCAGATGACCGCCGGCGGCTGGATGTATATAGGTCCTCAGGGAATAGTTCATGGAACTTATACAACCCTTCTTAATGCCGGCCGCAAGTTTTTAGATAATGACCAGGACGAAGACTTAAGTGGTCAGCTATTTGTTACCTCAGGCCTCGGGGGGATGAGTGGCGCCCAGGCTAAGGCCATAGAAATAGCAGGTGGTATCGGTGTCCTGGCAGAAGTAGATAAATCTGCCATAGAGACAAGACAGAGGCAGAACTGGCTGAGCAAAGTTTCTGATGATCTTAATCAGATCTTTGACTGGGTTAGGGAATACCAGGAAAGCGGAGAAGCTATTTCCATAGCATATCACGGCAACATCGTTGATCTACTTGCTTATATAGTGGAAAATAATATAAAAGTTGACCTTTTATCAGATCAGACCTCCTGCCATGAGGCTTATAGTGGCGGTTATATACCTGTTGGTTATCCCTATGATCAGGCCAGGAAACTATTAGATGATAATCCAGCTGAATTTAAAGATGCCGTCGATAATTCGCTCCAGAAACATTTTCGGCTTATCAGAAAGATTGTAGATAGAGGCGCATATTTCTTTGACTATGGCAACAGCTTCATGAAAGCTGTTTACGATGCAGGTGCCACAGAAATTGCCCTTGATGAAGATAATCCAGATAAAGGCTTTATCTTCCCGTCCTATGTAGAGGATATTATGGGCCCGATCTGTTTTGATTACGGTTATGGTCCCTTCCGCTGGGTCTGTTTAAGTGGAAAAGACTCTGATTTAAAAATGACAGACGAGGCAGCAGCCCAATGTATAGACCCGGAAAGAAGATCTCAGGATTATGATAACTACCACTGGATAAAAGATGCCGAGGAAAACGACCTGGTTGTCGGATCAAAGGCAAGAATACTTTATACTGATGGGCCAGGCAGGGTTAAAATAGCCCTTGTCTTTAATGAGATGGTAAGAAATGGAGAAATTGGCCCGATAATGTTAGGCAGAGACCATCATGATACCGGCGGTACAGATTCCCCATTTAGAGAAACAGCCAATATTAAAGATGGCAGCAATATCATGGCTGAAATGTCAGTCCAGTGTTTTGCCGGAAATGCTGCCAGAGGAATGACCCTGGCCGTTCAGAGTAATGGCGGTGGAGTAGGGATAGGTAAATGCTTTAATAGTGGCTTCGGACTAGTCCTAGATGGCAGCAATAGAGTAGACAATATAATTAAATCCTCAGTAGACTGGGACGTCCATGGTGGTGTGGCCAGAAGAGCCTGGGCCAGGAATGAACATGCAATTGAAACTATGCTTGAATGGCAGAAAAATAAATCTGGTTCCGGCCATGTAACTCTGCCATATCAGGCCGATGAAGAATTAATTAAGAAAACTGTCCAGGAAAAGTTAGATTCTTAA
- a CDS encoding Mrp/NBP35 family ATP-binding protein → MYDIEDGRIILNHGSIHEGLIAVASGKGGVGKSTVTVNLATALKERGKRVGIVDADIYGFNVPGILGLKDKPKAKSEEEIYPPDKNGIKVMSMASFVGDQSEAVIWRAPLLQSALKQFMEDVYWGELDYLLFDLPPGAGDMPLNIMQQFSDTSVLLVTTPQETATSVAGRVGQLAEQLDLDVLGLVNNMAYYQCSECGHKDYIFGKNGGRELADQLGIELLGEIPLQSQIRKLSDTGKPVIFEDPDHEISKIYLNIADQIIDNIKEIKV, encoded by the coding sequence ATGTACGATATCGAAGACGGAAGAATAATCTTAAACCACGGCTCAATTCATGAAGGCCTAATAGCTGTGGCCAGCGGCAAAGGTGGAGTCGGCAAATCAACAGTTACAGTTAACCTGGCAACAGCCCTAAAAGAGAGAGGAAAGCGAGTTGGCATAGTCGATGCCGATATCTATGGCTTCAATGTTCCTGGAATCCTGGGACTTAAAGATAAACCAAAGGCAAAAAGCGAAGAGGAGATCTATCCTCCGGATAAAAACGGAATCAAAGTAATGTCAATGGCCTCATTCGTTGGCGATCAGAGCGAGGCCGTAATCTGGCGGGCACCATTATTACAGAGCGCCTTAAAACAGTTTATGGAAGATGTCTACTGGGGAGAGCTGGATTATCTCCTATTTGACCTGCCACCAGGTGCCGGCGATATGCCATTAAATATCATGCAGCAGTTCTCAGATACATCAGTGCTTTTAGTCACCACACCCCAGGAAACAGCAACCAGCGTTGCCGGTAGAGTCGGCCAGCTTGCCGAACAGCTAGACCTGGACGTCCTGGGCCTGGTCAACAATATGGCCTATTACCAGTGTTCAGAATGCGGCCATAAAGACTATATCTTCGGCAAAAATGGCGGCAGGGAACTGGCAGACCAGCTAGGTATTGAGCTCCTGGGAGAAATTCCACTTCAATCCCAAATCAGAAAGCTAAGCGATACAGGTAAACCAGTCATATTCGAAGATCCAGACCATGAAATCTCCAAAATCTACCTTAATATCGCAGACCAGATCATAGACAATATAAAAGAGATAAAAGTTTAA